The Clostridium septicum genome contains a region encoding:
- a CDS encoding helix-turn-helix domain-containing protein, whose amino-acid sequence MEFSDLIKISRKNCSLKLTELESLTGISASYISRIENGINKSPSAEHAISLAEALNIPYEELAKSFLKDKESKIITNQKDRVLIKKGTNILEDISKNKLSLREALEKLVGICTELEKKHIFIVAQNKENKYIVKLPIYDDLLVRKIKELMKIQFKTENISVLEGRVLEMDKCKEYELEEFLKGANEYFMTIDDKEYLEIKGYLNSIGY is encoded by the coding sequence ATGGAATTTTCAGATTTAATAAAAATAAGTAGAAAAAATTGTAGTCTTAAGTTAACTGAGCTTGAAAGTTTAACAGGAATAAGTGCATCATATATAAGTCGTATAGAAAATGGAATAAATAAATCTCCATCAGCAGAACATGCAATTTCATTGGCAGAAGCACTTAATATACCATATGAAGAGTTAGCAAAAAGCTTTTTAAAAGACAAGGAGTCTAAAATAATTACAAATCAAAAAGACAGGGTGTTAATAAAAAAAGGAACAAATATATTAGAAGATATATCAAAAAATAAATTATCACTTAGAGAAGCTTTGGAAAAACTGGTGGGGATATGCACAGAGCTTGAAAAGAAACATATATTTATAGTTGCTCAAAATAAAGAAAATAAATATATAGTAAAGTTACCGATTTATGATGACTTACTTGTTAGAAAGATAAAAGAATTAATGAAAATACAATTTAAAACAGAAAATATATCTGTTTTAGAAGGGAGAGTATTGGAAATGGATAAGTGCAAAGAATACGAATTAGAAGAGTTTCTAAAAGGAGCAAATGAATATTTTATGACAATAGATGATAAAGAATATTTAGAGATAAAAGGATATTTAAATTCTATAGGATATTGA
- a CDS encoding recombinase family protein translates to MIKNNKEIKNIFMYCRTSTDLQIDNFSIPSQIDKITAYCKLYGYNICGKYIDEGKSGTTIKNRTNFVQMIKDMKSKSNPIQAILVYNISRLSRSLSDIAYIIKLLEEYDITLISIDDNINTSDIYGRSIAYMLGTFAELSRYNIVSTCRSGMEQRAKEGLWNGGKIFGYVSNVDKELEIVPEQEKIIKEIFNLYVNKNWGYKKIACYLNTCNYKTLKNGTWSIQSIKQIIDNPIYAGFIRWGQYVDWAKKGRKGKNENYELFQGQHQPIIDMDTWTKAQAMRKINKDKFNKIYEGDFILTGLLRCPVCGASMISHRTKKKNKPNEFYRYYQCSNFFNKGVTVCTSNLVNADTAEKYVLDRISEIINSQEIINSLISKLNNRTTKDITPLEKQLKELEKSLAKINIKRNEHMENHFNDFISSDDLNANLKYLREKEDKITTQINIIKNEISQLANFQCIDSKKVIDILKNFNNVFINATIEQKKSLLRSIIDSISVNEGKTTKDRIINKIKLHFEPVDVQAQKINKKFATTYDTVHRIINKKL, encoded by the coding sequence ATGATAAAAAACAATAAAGAAATAAAAAATATATTTATGTATTGCCGTACGAGTACAGACTTACAAATAGATAACTTCTCAATTCCTTCCCAAATAGATAAAATAACTGCTTATTGCAAATTATATGGTTATAACATTTGTGGAAAATATATTGATGAGGGTAAAAGTGGAACAACTATTAAAAACAGAACAAACTTTGTTCAAATGATTAAGGATATGAAAAGTAAATCAAATCCGATACAAGCTATCTTAGTCTATAATATTAGCCGTTTATCAAGAAGTTTATCTGATATAGCCTATATAATAAAATTACTTGAAGAATATGATATTACTTTAATATCTATAGATGATAACATAAACACTTCTGATATTTATGGTCGAAGTATTGCATATATGCTTGGTACTTTTGCAGAATTAAGTCGATATAATATTGTAAGCACATGCCGTTCTGGTATGGAACAAAGGGCAAAAGAAGGTTTATGGAATGGTGGTAAAATATTTGGATATGTTTCTAATGTAGATAAAGAATTAGAGATAGTACCAGAACAAGAAAAAATTATAAAAGAAATTTTTAATCTCTATGTAAATAAAAACTGGGGATATAAAAAAATAGCTTGTTATCTTAATACTTGTAATTATAAGACACTTAAAAATGGTACTTGGTCTATACAATCTATAAAACAAATAATAGATAATCCAATATATGCTGGGTTTATAAGATGGGGGCAATATGTTGATTGGGCTAAAAAAGGAAGAAAAGGTAAAAATGAAAACTATGAATTATTCCAAGGACAACATCAACCTATTATTGATATGGATACTTGGACAAAAGCTCAAGCTATGAGGAAAATTAATAAAGATAAATTCAATAAAATATATGAAGGTGATTTTATATTAACAGGACTTCTACGTTGCCCAGTATGTGGTGCTTCTATGATAAGCCATCGTACTAAAAAGAAAAATAAACCTAATGAATTTTATCGCTATTATCAATGTTCTAACTTCTTTAATAAAGGAGTTACTGTATGTACATCTAACTTAGTAAATGCTGACACTGCTGAAAAATATGTGTTAGATAGAATATCTGAAATTATTAATTCACAAGAAATTATTAATTCATTAATTTCTAAATTAAATAATAGAACAACTAAAGATATAACTCCTCTTGAAAAGCAATTAAAAGAATTAGAAAAATCATTAGCCAAAATAAATATTAAAAGAAATGAACATATGGAAAATCATTTTAATGATTTTATTAGTTCTGATGATTTAAATGCAAATTTAAAATATTTAAGAGAAAAAGAAGATAAAATTACTACTCAAATAAATATAATCAAAAATGAAATTTCACAATTAGCAAATTTTCAATGTATAGATTCTAAAAAAGTTATTGATATCCTTAAAAATTTTAACAATGTATTTATAAATGCTACAATCGAACAAAAGAAATCATTATTACGCTCCATAATAGATAGTATTTCTGTTAATGAAGGTAAAACTACTAAAGATAGAATTATTAATAAAATCAAGTTGCATTTTGAGCCTGTAGATGTACAGGCTCAAAAAATAAATAAAAAGTTTGCGACTACTTATGATACGGTTCACCGTATCATAAATAAAAAACTATAG
- a CDS encoding cytidine deaminase family protein has translation MEFSKLYEIAKATLNPRELSRSAYAASVAAAILTEKGNVYKGVCIDTPSSMGFCAEHATIATMITAGESCIVKMVAVYRSGEIVAPCGRCREFINQIDYNNYKCEVMLKDKILTISDLLPEPWN, from the coding sequence ATGGAGTTTAGTAAATTATATGAAATTGCAAAAGCTACATTAAATCCACGTGAGTTATCACGTAGTGCTTATGCAGCCTCTGTAGCAGCAGCCATACTTACAGAAAAGGGGAATGTATATAAGGGAGTTTGTATTGATACACCATCTTCAATGGGATTTTGTGCTGAACATGCAACAATTGCTACTATGATAACAGCAGGAGAAAGTTGTATAGTAAAAATGGTAGCTGTTTATCGTTCAGGTGAAATAGTTGCACCTTGCGGACGCTGTAGAGAATTTATAAATCAGATTGATTATAATAATTATAAATGTGAAGTAATGTTAAAGGATAAAATTCTTACAATATCAGATTTACTTCCAGAACCATGGAACTAA
- a CDS encoding DUF2812 domain-containing protein, translating to MKKKYVMIRGLAFSEEDDMEKLKNYASQGWILEDIVVGIFYKLRKDKPQNIVYNLDYQTETNEEYFTMFKEAGWKLVVSIENYMHIFSAQVGTKPIYSDCESEIDKYTSIRNTTRKGTLYSLIIAIALMGLLVVSLMVIKPIFLIILGLLIIDIFIFVFNFMPYLAYNSRIKQIKKYGKCNSKTIDNKISWKLYGIAGVLWLAIGIWHLIGELYFSSVFFIIFGAFFIFLSSSYFKKYKKSL from the coding sequence ATGAAAAAGAAATATGTAATGATTAGAGGACTTGCATTTAGTGAAGAAGATGATATGGAAAAACTAAAAAATTATGCAAGTCAAGGTTGGATATTAGAAGACATAGTAGTAGGAATTTTCTATAAACTAAGAAAAGATAAGCCTCAAAACATAGTATATAACCTAGATTACCAAACAGAGACAAATGAAGAATACTTCACTATGTTTAAAGAGGCTGGATGGAAACTTGTTGTTTCTATAGAAAATTATATGCACATTTTTTCAGCACAAGTTGGAACTAAACCAATTTATAGTGATTGTGAATCAGAAATAGATAAATATACAAGTATAAGAAATACAACAAGAAAAGGAACTCTATATTCTTTAATAATAGCTATAGCATTAATGGGGTTACTAGTTGTTTCCTTAATGGTTATTAAACCTATATTTCTGATTATCCTTGGATTATTAATAATTGATATATTTATATTTGTATTTAATTTTATGCCTTATTTAGCATATAATTCAAGAATCAAGCAAATAAAAAAGTATGGTAAATGTAACAGTAAAACAATAGATAATAAAATTTCATGGAAATTATATGGAATTGCAGGCGTTTTATGGTTAGCTATAGGAATATGGCATTTAATTGGAGAACTATATTTTTCTTCAGTATTTTTTATAATTTTTGGTGCTTTTTTTATTTTTTTAAGTTCATCTTACTTTAAGAAATATAAAAAGTCTTTATAA
- a CDS encoding PadR family transcriptional regulator, translated as MPRKDSIDIGELTDSAFYILSSVIEEKHGYLIMKTIENLTNNEVTIGPASLYTTLKKLLSADLVELSSGTDENKKVYKITNKGREMLIKEIERKKQMVKFAENFLK; from the coding sequence ATGCCAAGAAAAGATTCTATTGATATTGGGGAACTAACAGATTCTGCTTTTTATATTTTATCTAGTGTCATTGAGGAAAAGCACGGATACCTAATTATGAAAACTATTGAGAACCTTACTAATAATGAAGTTACTATTGGTCCTGCATCACTTTATACAACACTTAAAAAGCTTTTATCAGCAGATTTAGTGGAATTAAGTTCTGGTACAGATGAAAATAAAAAAGTATATAAAATAACAAATAAAGGACGAGAGATGCTCATAAAAGAGATTGAGCGTAAAAAGCAGATGGTTAAATTTGCTGAAAATTTTTTAAAGTAG